From a region of the Chondrinema litorale genome:
- a CDS encoding RagB/SusD family nutrient uptake outer membrane protein codes for MKNLIRIILGIMLLNVFSCEILDKEPESSFSAQGFYQTASDAQAGVYGIYDALQSTLYVNFSFWGEGRADAVATNHSGDPLALTQNNLNTTINSANWATLYQTISRANYAIKYIPTVFDGESEAGLQLTGQARALRALAYFYGVRVWGDLPLITEPYESVEQELFVEKADKEAVLDQIEADLIYAAENCRESFGGDRDRILFTQGSANALLTHVYMWRHKYELAIETANNVLENTTYSLVTINDWSRIFTSGYSNESIFEIGYNETQTNFLRVLYALGSDSHYFPSETFRNSFEEGDLRQDLIYDVTEEQPRKIWKFFGEGFNDESADPSENNIVLLRLADIMLLKAEAHNQLGEIDEALSLINTIRDRAGLPELNQADAESMYGSVEAAILHERSIELSYEGHRWFDLVRTGRAIEVMQPINGLNDEGNLVWPIHEDAINRNPNIEQNQFYR; via the coding sequence ATGAAAAATTTAATCAGAATCATATTAGGGATAATGCTACTAAATGTGTTCTCCTGCGAAATTTTGGATAAAGAACCCGAAAGTAGTTTTTCTGCACAGGGGTTTTACCAAACTGCCAGTGATGCTCAGGCAGGTGTTTATGGTATTTACGACGCACTACAATCTACGCTGTATGTGAACTTTTCTTTTTGGGGCGAAGGCAGGGCAGATGCAGTTGCAACAAATCACTCAGGTGATCCATTAGCACTAACTCAAAACAACCTAAATACTACAATTAACTCAGCAAATTGGGCTACACTCTACCAAACAATTAGTCGTGCAAACTATGCGATTAAGTATATACCTACAGTTTTTGATGGTGAAAGTGAAGCAGGTTTGCAGCTTACAGGTCAGGCAAGAGCTTTAAGAGCTTTGGCTTACTTTTATGGAGTAAGAGTTTGGGGTGATCTTCCTCTTATTACAGAACCTTACGAAAGTGTAGAACAAGAATTGTTTGTGGAGAAAGCAGATAAAGAAGCAGTTTTAGACCAGATAGAAGCAGATTTGATTTATGCTGCTGAAAATTGCAGGGAGAGTTTTGGTGGAGACAGAGACCGTATTTTGTTTACGCAAGGTAGTGCAAATGCTTTGCTTACCCATGTGTATATGTGGAGGCATAAGTATGAGTTAGCGATTGAAACAGCTAATAACGTTCTAGAAAACACGACTTATTCATTGGTTACAATCAACGATTGGTCTAGAATATTTACATCAGGTTATTCTAATGAGAGTATTTTCGAAATTGGATACAACGAAACGCAAACCAACTTTTTGCGTGTGCTGTATGCTTTGGGGTCAGACAGCCATTATTTCCCAAGTGAAACTTTCAGAAACTCATTTGAAGAAGGTGATCTTAGACAAGATTTAATTTACGATGTAACAGAAGAACAGCCTAGAAAAATCTGGAAGTTTTTCGGTGAAGGTTTTAACGATGAAAGCGCTGATCCTTCTGAAAACAACATCGTGCTATTGCGCTTGGCAGACATCATGCTTTTAAAAGCAGAAGCACACAACCAACTTGGTGAAATAGATGAAGCTTTGAGTTTGATTAATACCATTAGAGATCGAGCTGGTCTGCCAGAACTTAATCAAGCTGATGCAGAAAGCATGTATGGAAGTGTAGAAGCTGCCATTTTACATGAGCGCTCCATCGAACTTTCTTATGAAGGCCATCGCTGGTTTGATCTGGTAAGAACTGGCAGAGCTATAGAAGTGATGCAGCCTATTAATGGATTAAACGATGAGGGAAATTTGGTTTGGCCAATCCATGAGGATGCCATCAATCGCAATCCTAATATTGAGCAAAATCAATTTTATAGATAG
- a CDS encoding RNA polymerase sigma factor, with protein MSGENLNLWSLFKKGDKDAFLKIYHSNYEILYSYGFKISANSELTRDVIQEIFADLWEKKSTVADVVHIKAYLLKYLRRALLTKITAEKKSLGLNTNEENLFEVSISPEDLLIKNQLSKEQERKILDALAQLSPRQREIIYLKFFDELDYQSIQDITSLSYQSLRNTLHKALQSLRKILAIQIIFFLLIINRL; from the coding sequence TTGAGTGGAGAAAACTTAAACTTATGGTCTTTATTTAAAAAAGGAGATAAAGATGCTTTTTTAAAGATTTACCATTCAAATTATGAAATTTTATACAGTTATGGGTTTAAGATTTCGGCTAACTCTGAACTCACCCGAGATGTGATTCAAGAGATATTTGCAGATCTCTGGGAAAAGAAATCTACTGTTGCAGATGTAGTTCATATTAAAGCCTACCTTTTAAAATACTTAAGAAGAGCACTGCTTACTAAAATCACTGCTGAAAAAAAATCACTAGGTTTAAATACCAATGAAGAAAACCTCTTTGAAGTAAGCATTTCGCCAGAAGATTTACTCATAAAAAATCAGTTAAGTAAAGAGCAAGAGCGTAAAATTTTAGATGCACTTGCACAACTTTCTCCGAGGCAGAGAGAAATCATCTATCTTAAGTTTTTTGATGAATTAGATTATCAATCCATTCAGGATATTACCTCATTAAGTTATCAATCTCTAAGAAACACTTTACACAAGGCTTTACAGTCTTTGAGAAAAATTCTTGCTATTCAAATTATATTTTTCCTACTCATAATCAACAGGTTATGA
- a CDS encoding FecR family protein: MDYSRYSIGDFFMDESFQDYARGKNPEAIKLWTGIINQFPEKEADILEAKKLIQSVSLNKVKIDPKQFEEDEKKLKEFLNNHKKLEHKQVSFVNWNKMKIAASIAVFLVLGALFYQYFSGIKTEDNTEKQTIAFIEKNVPKGQKLTLFLEDGTKVKINSNSTLKFPAHFNTDKREIFLEGEAFFEVKRDTSRPFVIQSKNIATTVLGTSFNISAYPENPLLKVAVVTGKVKVEDTNTAKTGNNHAVSLLPEEMATFSSSSGDLKKSDYSSVKEIGWSDGIIYFENTPLSEIIEMLENWYGVEIKANNKVNTKEIYTGTFKDESLENVLNALKERAKFHFSINNSKVNLYGL; this comes from the coding sequence ATGGATTATTCCAGATATAGTATTGGTGATTTTTTTATGGATGAATCTTTTCAGGACTATGCCAGAGGCAAAAATCCTGAAGCGATAAAGCTATGGACTGGAATAATTAATCAGTTTCCAGAGAAAGAAGCAGATATTTTGGAAGCAAAAAAATTGATCCAATCCGTATCTTTAAATAAAGTAAAAATTGACCCAAAACAATTTGAGGAAGATGAAAAGAAACTTAAAGAGTTTTTAAACAACCATAAAAAATTAGAGCACAAACAAGTTTCTTTTGTTAACTGGAACAAGATGAAAATTGCAGCTTCTATAGCCGTATTTCTAGTTCTTGGTGCTCTATTTTATCAATACTTTTCGGGAATTAAAACCGAAGACAACACAGAAAAACAAACAATTGCTTTTATCGAAAAAAACGTTCCCAAAGGACAAAAACTAACCCTTTTTCTTGAAGACGGAACCAAGGTAAAAATCAATTCTAATAGCACACTGAAATTCCCTGCCCATTTCAACACAGACAAAAGAGAGATATTTTTAGAAGGAGAAGCATTTTTTGAAGTAAAAAGAGATACTTCTAGACCATTTGTAATCCAATCTAAAAATATAGCTACTACCGTTTTAGGAACATCCTTTAATATTTCTGCTTATCCGGAAAACCCGCTACTAAAAGTGGCAGTGGTTACCGGAAAAGTAAAAGTGGAGGATACAAATACAGCTAAAACCGGAAACAACCATGCCGTATCCCTTTTACCAGAAGAGATGGCAACATTTTCTTCATCAAGCGGTGATTTGAAGAAAAGTGATTACAGCTCCGTCAAAGAAATTGGATGGAGTGATGGTATCATTTACTTTGAAAACACACCTTTATCTGAAATTATCGAGATGCTTGAAAACTGGTATGGGGTAGAAATCAAAGCCAATAACAAAGTAAACACTAAGGAGATTTATACAGGAACCTTTAAGGATGAATCCTTAGAAAATGTATTAAATGCCTTAAAAGAACGAGCAAAGTTCCATTTTTCAATCAATAATTCTAAAGTAAATTTATATGGTTTATAA
- a CDS encoding SUMF1/EgtB/PvdO family nonheme iron enzyme, with product MKAHLLLLSKILLIIHLANAQPIPPDAYNPSDNFDKVDTSMIYLEWFVPKNTDETFNYDIYLGKDPSPPIYRSAIEIIDGPLNDDATEFSFSSNIQDGDDKLYLANYINIKDTFETNTTYYWKIVAKSASGLNLESNIFTFKTRKPNKLPNAPKLISPTDGSTTENGNITLHWNKSTDPDGDEVSYHVYLKRENNITSIIASNITDTTYTIPYQLVDQLNYQFLVAAVDGYSNEAVISESNSFTIGNYYNDPPQIGDLIYPMPDPLMMNLDTQNLGFTINFTWEGAYDKDGDVLKYDIYAAQEPDPQTLVATNLETTSYKHTFSTYGMLYWKVVVKDETGLSDTSSISYFSCWNNPPTTLSIDMVDVEGGTFMMGQSDATEEYILTTDIGTEIWWDITNENPAHAVTLSNYKIGKYEVTNQQYVEFLNSIIPFTHFANSLRSHRQKSFPYQAVVLNNSSTLCLVFDATRDLSERDNIGYEPGYDSPIIWNGTNFEVDPNYANHPVRHMYHDGALKFADWAGYRLPTEAEWEFAALGGNKSEGYKFAGSNDYTEVAVHGMNTSVIGSLKPNELGIFDMSGNVGEICQDYYNENYYSISDSFNPVCQTKSNLGPSVRGANGVFETILRIKRREYLAGAQYITYAGIRLAQSDKILLEGSITDKKGNPLTDTPIVGFPTEVKTDENGHYSVEVFGGWTGKVSAVDSNYSFSPDYIEFDKLYKDSTENNFIASSVDTENYSITFNISDGTNPIENAKVVMDEESYLSVANGEVIIDELENGNYSYSISAKGFKDYTSEFTINDANLEENITLTPIEESLYSITFNISDGTSPIENAKVVMDNESHLSDANGKVVIDELENGTYNYSISADGFKDYNGEFVVKDADLEENITLTPIEKPLYYIIFQISDGTNPIENAKVEIDNESYLSDANGEVIIDELENGTYNYSISANGFNDYTGEFTINNFNIIQSVTLDKTIHENIIYTVKGDVLDNDGIPISNVKLDGLTTDVITDENGSFSTTENEYWTGTITPKLEGYYFSPYSKTIHQLQSDVSIDFTAHKIATPLDKKQEVELIKVYPNPSTGNFTLELNAKSFVQIISIDGKIVFANELSRPEQISLKGKGIYIIKVENEKQLSVVRILIE from the coding sequence ATGAAAGCACATTTACTCCTATTGTCAAAAATTTTATTAATCATTCATTTAGCTAATGCGCAACCTATTCCACCAGATGCTTATAATCCATCTGATAATTTTGATAAAGTGGATACTTCCATGATATATTTAGAATGGTTTGTTCCTAAAAACACTGATGAAACTTTTAATTATGATATCTATCTCGGTAAAGACCCTAGTCCACCCATTTACAGATCTGCTATAGAAATAATAGACGGCCCTCTGAATGATGATGCTACCGAGTTCAGCTTTTCAAGTAATATTCAAGATGGAGATGATAAACTGTACCTTGCTAACTATATAAACATAAAAGACACATTCGAAACTAACACCACTTATTACTGGAAAATAGTCGCTAAAAGTGCATCTGGACTCAATTTAGAAAGTAATATTTTTACTTTTAAAACGAGAAAACCAAACAAGTTACCAAATGCTCCAAAATTAATTTCTCCAACAGACGGAAGCACCACCGAAAATGGAAACATTACTTTGCATTGGAATAAAAGCACTGATCCTGATGGAGATGAGGTTTCTTACCATGTCTATCTAAAAAGAGAAAACAATATTACTTCAATTATTGCTAGCAATATTACAGATACCACTTACACCATTCCTTATCAATTGGTAGATCAATTAAACTATCAGTTTTTAGTGGCAGCAGTTGACGGTTATAGTAATGAGGCTGTCATTTCTGAAAGCAATAGTTTTACCATTGGAAACTATTATAATGATCCTCCTCAAATAGGAGATTTAATTTATCCTATGCCTGACCCATTAATGATGAATTTAGACACCCAAAATCTTGGTTTTACGATCAATTTCACTTGGGAAGGAGCCTACGACAAAGATGGAGATGTACTCAAATATGATATTTATGCTGCACAAGAGCCTGATCCGCAAACGCTGGTTGCCACTAATCTGGAAACCACCAGTTACAAACATACATTTAGCACCTATGGAATGCTTTACTGGAAAGTAGTGGTAAAAGATGAAACAGGGCTTTCAGATACTTCCTCCATCTCTTATTTTTCTTGTTGGAATAATCCACCAACTACATTATCTATTGACATGGTAGATGTGGAAGGAGGTACTTTTATGATGGGACAATCTGATGCTACAGAAGAATATATTTTAACTACAGATATAGGTACTGAAATTTGGTGGGATATCACAAATGAAAACCCTGCTCATGCTGTAACCCTAAGCAATTACAAAATAGGCAAATACGAAGTTACCAACCAGCAATATGTGGAATTTTTAAATTCCATCATACCATTTACCCACTTTGCAAATTCATTAAGATCACATAGGCAAAAATCATTTCCTTATCAGGCAGTTGTGCTCAATAATAGTAGCACACTTTGTTTGGTTTTTGATGCTACTCGCGATTTATCAGAAAGAGATAATATTGGCTATGAACCTGGGTATGATTCACCGATTATTTGGAACGGAACTAATTTTGAAGTTGATCCTAATTATGCTAATCATCCTGTTCGCCATATGTATCATGATGGTGCTTTAAAATTTGCAGATTGGGCTGGTTATAGATTACCAACTGAAGCAGAATGGGAGTTTGCTGCTTTAGGGGGCAATAAAAGTGAAGGTTACAAATTTGCTGGTAGTAATGATTATACTGAAGTGGCAGTACATGGCATGAATACATCTGTCATTGGATCTTTAAAACCAAATGAATTAGGCATCTTTGATATGTCAGGCAATGTGGGTGAAATCTGTCAGGATTATTATAATGAAAACTATTATAGCATAAGTGATTCATTTAATCCTGTTTGCCAAACTAAATCAAATTTAGGACCATCTGTTAGAGGAGCCAATGGTGTTTTTGAGACAATACTTAGAATAAAACGAAGAGAATATCTAGCTGGTGCCCAATACATTACTTATGCTGGTATTAGACTGGCTCAATCTGATAAAATTTTATTGGAAGGTTCCATTACTGATAAAAAGGGAAATCCTCTTACAGATACACCTATTGTTGGTTTTCCGACAGAAGTAAAAACAGATGAAAATGGGCACTATTCAGTGGAGGTTTTTGGAGGTTGGACAGGTAAAGTAAGTGCTGTAGATAGCAATTATAGCTTTTCTCCAGACTATATTGAGTTCGATAAATTGTATAAAGATTCAACCGAAAACAACTTTATAGCTTCTTCAGTAGATACAGAAAATTACAGCATTACATTTAACATCTCAGATGGTACTAATCCTATCGAAAATGCCAAAGTTGTAATGGATGAAGAAAGTTATCTCAGTGTTGCTAATGGTGAAGTTATCATTGATGAACTGGAAAATGGAAATTATAGCTATTCCATTTCTGCAAAAGGTTTTAAGGATTATACTAGTGAGTTTACTATTAATGATGCTAATCTAGAAGAAAATATAACCCTCACACCTATTGAAGAATCTCTTTATTCTATTACCTTCAACATCTCTGATGGTACTAGCCCAATTGAAAATGCCAAAGTTGTAATGGATAATGAAAGTCATCTCAGTGATGCTAATGGTAAAGTGGTAATTGATGAATTGGAAAATGGCACTTACAACTATTCCATTTCTGCCGATGGCTTTAAAGATTACAATGGCGAGTTTGTTGTTAAGGATGCTGATCTAGAAGAAAACATCACCCTCACTCCTATTGAAAAACCGCTTTATTACATCATCTTCCAAATTTCTGATGGTACTAATCCAATAGAAAATGCCAAAGTTGAAATAGATAATGAAAGTTATCTCAGTGATGCTAACGGGGAAGTAATCATTGATGAATTGGAAAATGGCACTTACAACTATTCCATTTCTGCAAATGGTTTTAATGATTATACTGGTGAATTTACTATTAATAATTTCAATATTATTCAGTCTGTTACATTGGATAAAACTATTCACGAGAATATCATTTATACCGTAAAAGGTGACGTACTTGATAACGATGGAATTCCAATATCAAATGTGAAACTGGATGGACTGACTACTGATGTAATTACAGATGAAAATGGTAGCTTCTCAACTACTGAAAATGAATATTGGACAGGAACAATTACACCTAAACTAGAAGGATACTACTTTTCACCTTACAGTAAAACAATACACCAATTACAATCAGATGTTTCCATCGATTTCACTGCACATAAGATAGCAACACCACTTGATAAAAAACAAGAAGTTGAACTTATTAAAGTTTATCCCAATCCATCGACTGGTAATTTTACATTGGAGTTGAATGCAAAATCATTTGTACAGATTATAAGCATAGATGGCAAAATAGTTTTTGCAAATGAGCTATCTAGACCAGAACAAATCTCTTTAAAAGGCAAAGGCATTTATATTATCAAAGTTGAAAATGAGAAACAACTTTCAGTTGTGAGGATTTTGATTGAGTAA
- a CDS encoding SusC/RagA family TonB-linked outer membrane protein, producing MSRLFLMGWFLQTLFGGVLLASTTGSAQSLKDVYVSFELKDASIQDAFRAIENQTEFRFLYTPKTLQNKINSLSEKEKNASLEQVLINLAKKYNVRFKRINDIIVVDDTSPDAIASTELVKDETVQFKVSGNVSSAEDGEPLPGVNILVTGSNEGTTSDIDGNYSLVVSEGSTLQFSYIGFETQSVEVGNQSTINVKLNPDMAQLEEIVVVGYGTQKKRNVTGSVVSVGSDDIDQMNLQDPISVLQGRAAGVQVVSNSGAPGGGMSIRVRGNSSLNSGNSPLYVVDGVPIESNSLSSLNGTENFGLNPLADINPRDIVSIEVLKDAASTAIYGSRAANGVIMITTKRGEEGKAQVSLEVSRGVSEVTRKLDVLNASQYRQVIIDAYNNMDDPVDPTWAVIDSLNPKNNGDVDWQDELYRVAPQYKIDFAVRGGADNMKYSWSSSFLDQDGVILNSNYKRVTSRLNVDFNVSEKIRVGQSISYTNGVNNRINAGGTGNLSVVREALIRPPTYAMYLPDGSLNGYQFGKRNPVGLAELATHLNKSNRIIGSEYLEFDIIDGLKFRSNLNLDYVSMKEDEFIPSTLDYREGYNTGAVRAINNITWGNENYFSYQKKLGENHNLGALAGMSFQNWKYESTGLDGMYFPSDNIRTLNGAGTISNQEVNITTEHSMLSYFGRVSYDYKGKYLLEVNMRADGSSRFGKDKRFGYFPSASVGWRFSEESLFDNWTFLSDAKLRFSAGQTGNEAIGNYTSQGEFAVGTNYLDYSGAAPSIMPNSGLTWETTTQYNAGLDLGLLNNRLILNADVYLKETNDLLYNVPIPRTTGFTYITQNIGSIENKGIEILVSTRNLVGDFQWNTNFNISTNRNKVKDLPDNLLTNGYIQNGTYHILKEGLPIGTFYGWKFEGVYARDEDNVNGVTNGALGREFEGGDPIWDDLNGDNIIDEDDRQVIGNAVPDFFGGIGNEFSYKNFSLNVFFQFSYGNDIYSEINHQRNSVVRYDNLSTDALNRWREQGDVTDFPKPVYDDPMQSDSRVQSRWVEDGSYIKLKNVNLRYSVPFSLTNRLGLSTVDAYINATNLLTWTKYTGYDPDVNSYNGLRAGIDEGSYPQSRTIIIGLKLGL from the coding sequence ATGTCAAGATTATTTTTGATGGGCTGGTTTCTACAAACCCTTTTTGGCGGAGTTTTATTGGCGAGTACTACTGGAAGTGCCCAAAGTTTAAAAGATGTTTATGTATCTTTTGAGCTTAAAGATGCTTCTATCCAAGATGCTTTCCGAGCAATTGAAAATCAGACTGAATTCCGATTTCTGTATACTCCCAAAACCCTGCAAAACAAAATCAACTCTCTTTCAGAAAAAGAAAAAAATGCTTCATTGGAGCAGGTGTTGATCAACTTGGCAAAAAAATATAATGTCCGGTTTAAGCGGATAAATGATATTATAGTTGTGGATGATACCTCACCAGATGCTATTGCCAGTACTGAACTTGTAAAAGATGAAACAGTCCAGTTCAAAGTCTCCGGGAATGTATCTTCTGCCGAAGATGGAGAACCCTTGCCGGGAGTAAATATTCTAGTAACTGGTAGCAACGAAGGTACAACATCAGATATTGATGGTAATTATTCACTAGTTGTTTCCGAAGGTAGTACTTTACAATTTAGCTATATCGGGTTTGAAACCCAATCTGTAGAAGTAGGCAATCAATCTACTATTAATGTAAAACTTAACCCAGATATGGCCCAACTAGAAGAGATTGTGGTAGTGGGTTATGGAACGCAAAAGAAAAGAAATGTGACTGGCTCAGTCGTTTCTGTAGGTAGCGACGATATAGATCAAATGAATTTACAAGACCCTATATCTGTGCTACAAGGTAGAGCTGCTGGTGTGCAAGTTGTATCTAATTCAGGTGCGCCGGGTGGAGGCATGTCTATAAGAGTAAGAGGTAATTCATCTTTAAACTCTGGAAACTCACCGCTTTATGTAGTAGATGGAGTTCCGATAGAATCTAATAGTTTATCTTCTTTAAATGGTACAGAAAACTTTGGGTTAAATCCACTAGCAGATATTAATCCGAGAGATATAGTTTCTATAGAAGTTTTGAAAGATGCTGCTTCAACGGCTATTTACGGTTCACGTGCAGCCAATGGTGTAATTATGATTACCACCAAAAGAGGCGAAGAAGGCAAAGCGCAAGTAAGTTTAGAAGTAAGCCGCGGAGTAAGTGAGGTTACTCGAAAATTAGATGTGCTAAATGCCAGCCAATACAGACAGGTAATTATTGATGCTTATAATAATATGGACGATCCTGTTGATCCTACTTGGGCTGTAATTGATTCGTTAAATCCCAAAAACAACGGAGATGTAGATTGGCAAGATGAACTTTACAGAGTAGCTCCACAGTACAAAATTGATTTTGCAGTAAGAGGCGGTGCCGATAACATGAAATATTCTTGGAGTTCTTCATTTTTAGATCAAGATGGCGTAATTCTTAACTCCAATTATAAGAGAGTGACTTCTAGGTTAAATGTAGATTTTAATGTATCTGAGAAGATACGAGTTGGGCAAAGTATTTCTTATACAAATGGAGTTAACAATCGGATTAATGCTGGTGGTACTGGTAATTTAAGTGTCGTTAGGGAAGCACTTATTCGCCCGCCAACATATGCCATGTATTTACCAGATGGCTCATTGAATGGTTATCAGTTTGGTAAAAGAAACCCAGTTGGTTTGGCAGAGTTAGCCACTCACCTAAATAAAAGTAATCGTATTATTGGCAGTGAGTATTTGGAATTCGACATTATTGATGGATTGAAATTTAGAAGTAACCTCAACCTCGATTATGTTTCGATGAAAGAAGATGAGTTTATCCCTTCTACACTGGATTACCGCGAAGGTTACAACACAGGAGCAGTAAGAGCAATCAATAATATTACTTGGGGTAACGAAAACTATTTCAGCTACCAGAAAAAACTGGGTGAAAACCATAATCTAGGTGCATTGGCGGGTATGAGTTTCCAAAACTGGAAATACGAAAGTACTGGATTAGATGGAATGTATTTTCCAAGTGATAATATAAGAACCTTAAATGGAGCAGGTACTATCTCTAATCAAGAAGTAAATATTACCACTGAGCATTCTATGCTATCTTACTTTGGTAGAGTGTCTTACGACTACAAAGGGAAATACTTACTCGAAGTAAATATGCGTGCCGATGGTTCATCGAGATTTGGTAAAGATAAACGCTTTGGTTACTTCCCATCTGCATCTGTAGGGTGGAGATTTTCAGAAGAAAGTCTCTTTGATAACTGGACTTTCTTAAGTGATGCAAAACTGAGATTTAGTGCTGGTCAAACGGGTAACGAAGCCATTGGTAATTATACTTCTCAAGGTGAGTTTGCAGTAGGAACCAACTATCTAGATTATTCTGGTGCGGCACCTTCAATTATGCCAAACTCAGGTTTAACTTGGGAAACCACTACTCAATACAATGCTGGTTTAGACCTTGGCCTTTTAAATAACAGATTGATTTTAAATGCAGATGTATATTTAAAAGAAACAAACGATTTACTTTATAATGTGCCAATTCCAAGAACTACAGGTTTCACTTACATCACTCAAAACATAGGAAGTATAGAGAACAAAGGGATTGAAATTTTGGTAAGTACAAGAAATTTAGTGGGTGACTTCCAATGGAATACCAATTTTAACATCAGTACCAATCGCAATAAGGTAAAAGATTTACCAGATAACCTTTTAACCAATGGGTACATTCAAAATGGAACCTATCATATCTTAAAAGAAGGTTTGCCAATTGGAACATTCTATGGATGGAAGTTTGAAGGCGTATATGCACGTGATGAAGATAATGTAAATGGAGTAACCAACGGAGCATTAGGCAGAGAGTTTGAAGGCGGAGATCCGATTTGGGATGATCTCAATGGAGATAATATCATAGACGAAGACGATAGACAAGTAATAGGAAATGCGGTTCCGGATTTCTTCGGGGGAATTGGCAATGAATTTTCTTACAAAAACTTTAGCCTAAATGTTTTCTTCCAATTCTCTTATGGTAATGATATTTATAGTGAAATTAACCACCAGAGAAATTCTGTAGTAAGATATGACAATCTATCAACTGATGCCTTGAACAGATGGCGCGAGCAAGGAGATGTAACCGATTTTCCTAAGCCGGTATACGACGACCCAATGCAGTCTGACAGCAGAGTACAAAGCCGCTGGGTAGAAGATGGCTCTTACATTAAATTAAAAAATGTGAACCTCCGCTATAGTGTGCCTTTTAGTTTAACAAACCGCTTGGGCTTAAGCACGGTAGATGCCTACATCAATGCTACCAACTTACTTACTTGGACAAAATATACAGGATACGATCCGGATGTAAACTCTTATAATGGATTACGTGCAGGAATTGATGAAGGCTCATATCCACAAAGTAGGACAATTATTATAGGACTGAAATTAGGACTTTAA